One Deltaproteobacteria bacterium genomic window carries:
- a CDS encoding methionine adenosyltransferase, with translation MRNFSFNIAARRAVFDEPFEIVERKGAGHPDYICDAVMESISIELSREYIKRFGSVLHHNIDKGLLSAGSVKKRFGGGSVTEPMTLTVGDRAAFGVKGRRVAVKDIVVKAARRWFTENLRFVDALKHLEVRVELRPGSEELTSIFAAKEAILGANDTSAAVGTAPFTPTERAVFLVERFLNGAAFKAAFPHTGEDVKVMGVRDGKSLDLTIAMPLVARYVKNERDYFQKKAAVLAALKSFTAALPFKKVGVSLNTLDRKGSGIEGVYLTLLGTSAEDADSGQVGRGNRVNGVISLNRPSGSEAAAGKNPVSHVGKIYSVLSHKMAHVIYESVDGAAEVYVWLLSSIGTPINEPKRLAVEIVPKGRGFSRTAARKKAEKICSDSMADIRAFTHALIRGEYPVC, from the coding sequence ATGCGTAATTTTTCATTCAATATCGCCGCGCGCCGCGCTGTGTTCGACGAGCCCTTTGAGATAGTGGAGAGAAAGGGCGCCGGGCATCCGGACTATATATGCGACGCGGTGATGGAGTCCATATCGATTGAGCTTTCGCGCGAGTATATAAAGCGCTTTGGCTCGGTGCTGCATCATAATATCGACAAAGGGCTATTGTCCGCCGGGAGCGTAAAAAAGCGTTTTGGCGGCGGCAGCGTTACAGAGCCCATGACGCTTACAGTCGGCGACAGGGCGGCATTCGGCGTAAAAGGCAGGCGCGTTGCCGTAAAAGACATTGTCGTAAAAGCCGCGAGAAGGTGGTTTACGGAGAACCTGAGGTTTGTCGACGCGCTAAAGCATCTGGAGGTGCGCGTTGAGCTAAGACCTGGCTCCGAGGAGCTTACCTCCATTTTTGCGGCAAAAGAAGCGATACTTGGCGCTAACGACACCTCTGCTGCTGTCGGCACTGCGCCGTTTACGCCGACAGAGCGGGCGGTGTTTCTCGTAGAAAGGTTTTTGAACGGAGCGGCCTTCAAGGCGGCGTTCCCGCATACAGGCGAGGATGTGAAGGTCATGGGGGTTAGAGACGGTAAATCCCTGGACTTGACTATCGCAATGCCGCTTGTTGCGCGCTATGTGAAGAACGAGCGCGATTACTTTCAAAAGAAGGCAGCAGTGCTGGCTGCGCTTAAATCGTTTACAGCAGCGCTGCCGTTTAAAAAAGTCGGCGTGTCGCTAAATACGCTCGATAGAAAAGGCTCGGGCATCGAAGGCGTGTACCTGACGCTCCTTGGCACATCTGCCGAGGATGCGGATTCCGGACAGGTCGGCAGAGGCAACCGCGTAAACGGCGTTATATCGCTAAACCGTCCGTCAGGGAGCGAGGCTGCGGCAGGGAAGAACCCCGTTAGCCACGTCGGCAAGATTTATTCTGTCCTTAGCCACAAGATGGCCCATGTCATCTACGAAAGTGTGGACGGTGCGGCCGAGGTCTATGTGTGGCTTCTAAGCTCCATAGGAACGCCGATAAACGAGCCAAAGAGGCTTGCGGTCGAGATAGTGCCAAAGGGGCGCGGCTTCTCAAGGACTGCGGCGCGTAAAAAGGCGGAAAAGATATGTTCGGATTCAATGGCCGATATACGGGCCTTCACACACGCGCTTATTCGAGGCGAATATCCGGTTTGCTAA
- a CDS encoding TraR/DksA family transcriptional regulator, with product MAAKHDPERFRAGLIEKKRELWNKLREEYFTRLGKEYNEQFSSPQDVEDLAVSDLIEETGLTVADIRLGELEAIEKTIERIDDGTYGKCEDCGEAVDGARLSAMPYAARCLACQSKRER from the coding sequence ATGGCTGCAAAGCATGATCCGGAAAGATTCAGGGCCGGGCTGATAGAGAAGAAAAGAGAGCTCTGGAATAAACTCAGGGAAGAGTATTTTACAAGGCTCGGTAAGGAGTATAACGAGCAGTTTTCGTCACCGCAGGACGTCGAAGACCTGGCAGTAAGTGACCTTATAGAGGAAACAGGGCTTACGGTTGCGGACATAAGGCTTGGCGAACTCGAGGCAATAGAAAAGACAATTGAAAGGATTGACGACGGCACTTACGGAAAGTGCGAGGACTGCGGCGAGGCAGTGGACGGCGCGAGGCTTTCTGCAATGCCTTATGCCGCAAGATGCCTTGCGTGCCAATCGAAGCGGGAGCGATAG
- a CDS encoding radical SAM protein: protein MPQYKPSYIELHRTGDLHKRASLLLERLKDCTLCPHNCHVDRVGGNVGVCRVGANPVVSSAEPHYGEEPPLVGTLGSGTIFMTYCNLKCVFCQNYDISHLGDGTEITIDELASEMLKLQNRGCHNINFVSPTHQIAQIVAAVARAADMGLEVPLVYNSGGYESAEVIKMLDGVFDIYMPDIKYGDDAHAKKFSAVPDYVERALESLKEMHRQVGDLVLDAKRIAQRGLLIRHLVLPEGLANTKKVMTFIAEEISKNSYVNIMDQYRPCFNAGAHPPLDRRITRKEYEEAVEIAKAAGIRRIAGVTA, encoded by the coding sequence ATGCCTCAATATAAACCTTCCTACATAGAGCTTCATAGAACGGGCGATCTTCATAAGCGGGCCTCTCTGCTTTTGGAGAGGCTAAAGGACTGCACACTTTGCCCTCATAACTGTCATGTCGACAGGGTTGGCGGTAATGTCGGCGTGTGCAGGGTGGGCGCGAATCCGGTAGTGTCGTCTGCAGAGCCGCATTACGGCGAGGAGCCGCCGCTTGTTGGCACGCTTGGCAGCGGAACTATCTTCATGACGTATTGCAATCTTAAGTGTGTCTTCTGCCAGAACTACGACATAAGCCACCTTGGAGACGGTACTGAGATAACAATAGACGAACTTGCTTCCGAGATGCTAAAGCTCCAGAACAGGGGCTGCCATAACATAAACTTCGTAAGCCCGACTCATCAGATAGCGCAGATAGTTGCCGCGGTAGCAAGGGCCGCTGACATGGGGCTCGAGGTGCCGCTCGTGTATAACTCGGGCGGGTATGAGTCGGCGGAGGTTATAAAGATGCTGGATGGGGTCTTTGATATCTATATGCCAGATATCAAGTACGGCGACGACGCGCACGCAAAGAAATTCTCCGCCGTCCCGGATTATGTCGAGCGGGCCCTTGAGTCCTTAAAGGAGATGCATCGCCAGGTCGGGGACCTTGTCCTGGACGCGAAGCGGATTGCGCAGAGAGGGCTTCTCATACGCCACCTCGTGCTGCCCGAAGGTCTTGCCAATACGAAAAAGGTCATGACGTTCATTGCCGAAGAGATATCGAAAAATTCCTACGTCAATATAATGGACCAGTACAGGCCGTGTTTTAATGCAGGTGCGCATCCTCCGCTCGATAGAAGAATCACACGCAAGGAATATGAGGAAGCTGTTGAGATTGCAAAAGCAGCAGGTATTAGGCGCATAGCTGGCGTAACGGCGTAG
- a CDS encoding NUDIX hydrolase has translation MDKKIKTERQISAGGVVYRRAKGTLIEVALIEVESSKGLVWSLPKGLRKDGENLARTAHREVKEETGLDGHIVKSIDNIHYFYCEKTEEGTKRFFKIVYFFLMEYSGGETTGHDDEVIECRWFPLDEAIELVAYKDEQEVLKKAGNMILSLKN, from the coding sequence ATGGATAAGAAGATAAAAACCGAAAGGCAAATTTCAGCAGGCGGCGTGGTTTACAGGCGAGCCAAGGGTACTTTGATAGAAGTCGCGCTAATAGAGGTAGAGTCGAGTAAGGGCCTTGTCTGGTCGCTTCCAAAGGGGCTAAGAAAAGACGGCGAGAACCTCGCCAGAACAGCGCACCGCGAGGTTAAGGAAGAGACCGGATTAGACGGGCATATAGTAAAGAGTATAGATAACATCCATTATTTTTACTGCGAGAAAACAGAGGAAGGCACCAAGCGGTTTTTTAAGATAGTATATTTTTTCCTCATGGAATACAGCGGCGGCGAGACAACAGGTCACGACGACGAGGTCATTGAGTGCCGCTGGTTCCCGTTAGATGAGGCAATAGAGCTCGTAGCGTATAAAGACGAGCAAGAGGTGCTTAAAAAGGCAGGAAATATGATATTATCCCTTAAAAATTAA
- the purL gene encoding phosphoribosylformylglycinamidine synthase subunit PurL, whose product MKITAEMIEEHGLTTDEYARIKELLKREPNYLELGIFSVMWSEHCSYKSSRVHLKNFPTKGPRVLQGPGENAGVVDIGDGLAVTFKMESHNHPSYIEPYQGAATGVGGILRDVFTMGARPVALLNSLRFGSPEHPKTRYLVNGVVAGIAGYGNCMGIPTVGGEVFFHESYNGNCLVNAMTVGIVKSDKIFRGNASGVGNPVLYVGSKTGRDGIHGATMASDVFGEGGEERRPTVQVGDPFTEKLLLEACLEAFKTDYIVGIQDMGAAGLTSSSVEMASRAGTGIEIDVTLVPRREEGMTPYEVMLSESQERMLMVAKKGCEDKLLEIFKKWDLDAAVIGKVTDSGFVRIMEGKTVAAEIPAEVLTENAPVYTRPSKRPDYQDELQKLDTAKIPLPKDYNEVLLKLAGSLNIASKEWVYSQYDYMVRTDTVVSPGSDAAVVRIKGTNKAIAVTSDCNSRYCYLDPRTGGAIAVAEAARNITVSGGLPLALTDCLNFGNPERPDVMWQFENCIKGMTEACNKLSVPVVSGNVSLYNETSGVSVYPTPTVGMVGLIEDMAHVTTQHFKKEGDVIVLLGATKEELGGSQYLKTVHGMDKGAPPTLDLNAELGLQDACREMIRSGIIKSAHDISEGGLAVAVAESCITPDGFKGAEVKVDFGAMRPDAVLFGESQSRIIVSINEKDTASLEKIAKKHGVEALRIGTVKGSLVKINDVINISASDITKAWKEAFAAFVAA is encoded by the coding sequence ATGAAGATAACAGCTGAAATGATAGAAGAGCACGGGCTTACAACCGACGAATACGCCCGTATAAAGGAACTGCTAAAAAGAGAGCCAAATTACCTCGAACTTGGCATATTCTCCGTGATGTGGAGCGAGCACTGCAGCTACAAGTCCTCGCGCGTGCACCTTAAGAACTTCCCGACAAAAGGCCCGCGCGTTTTGCAGGGCCCGGGCGAGAATGCCGGGGTCGTTGACATAGGCGACGGCCTTGCCGTCACCTTTAAGATGGAGAGCCACAACCATCCTTCTTATATAGAGCCCTATCAGGGCGCTGCAACCGGGGTAGGTGGAATACTAAGGGACGTCTTTACCATGGGCGCAAGGCCTGTTGCGCTCCTTAACTCGCTTCGTTTCGGCTCACCCGAGCATCCGAAGACCAGATACCTTGTAAACGGCGTTGTAGCCGGAATCGCAGGGTATGGCAACTGCATGGGCATACCTACTGTCGGCGGCGAGGTGTTCTTTCATGAATCCTACAACGGCAACTGCCTTGTGAACGCGATGACAGTCGGAATCGTAAAGAGCGATAAGATATTTAGGGGCAATGCCTCCGGTGTCGGCAATCCCGTGCTGTACGTCGGCTCCAAGACAGGCAGAGACGGCATACACGGCGCAACAATGGCAAGCGATGTATTTGGCGAGGGCGGAGAGGAAAGGCGCCCGACGGTTCAGGTCGGCGACCCGTTCACGGAGAAGCTTCTTTTAGAGGCGTGCCTCGAGGCCTTTAAGACCGATTATATCGTCGGCATTCAGGATATGGGAGCGGCAGGGCTTACTTCGTCGAGTGTGGAGATGGCCTCGCGCGCAGGAACAGGCATAGAAATAGATGTTACCCTCGTGCCGCGTAGAGAAGAGGGCATGACGCCCTATGAAGTGATGCTCTCGGAATCCCAGGAGCGCATGCTCATGGTCGCGAAAAAAGGGTGCGAGGATAAGCTCCTTGAAATATTTAAGAAGTGGGACCTCGATGCCGCTGTTATCGGCAAGGTCACTGATTCGGGGTTTGTCCGTATAATGGAGGGTAAGACCGTTGCTGCCGAAATACCCGCCGAAGTCTTGACCGAAAACGCGCCCGTTTACACCAGGCCGTCAAAGAGGCCGGATTACCAGGACGAGCTACAAAAGCTCGATACCGCGAAAATACCTCTGCCAAAGGATTATAACGAGGTTTTATTAAAGCTTGCCGGTTCGCTAAACATTGCAAGCAAGGAGTGGGTTTATTCGCAATATGATTATATGGTGCGCACGGACACTGTCGTAAGCCCCGGCTCCGATGCCGCTGTTGTGCGCATAAAGGGCACCAATAAGGCAATAGCCGTGACATCGGACTGTAATTCGAGGTACTGCTACTTAGACCCCAGGACCGGAGGCGCGATAGCAGTAGCAGAGGCTGCAAGGAATATAACTGTCTCAGGAGGGCTTCCTCTTGCGCTTACCGATTGCCTGAACTTTGGAAACCCCGAGAGGCCAGATGTCATGTGGCAGTTCGAAAACTGCATAAAGGGCATGACCGAGGCGTGTAATAAGCTCTCCGTGCCGGTTGTTAGCGGTAATGTCAGCCTCTATAACGAGACCTCCGGTGTGTCGGTGTATCCGACACCGACTGTTGGCATGGTCGGGTTAATAGAGGACATGGCGCATGTAACAACGCAGCATTTTAAAAAGGAAGGCGATGTTATCGTGCTTCTTGGCGCGACAAAAGAGGAACTTGGCGGCAGCCAGTACCTAAAGACCGTGCACGGCATGGATAAGGGCGCTCCTCCAACGCTTGATCTCAATGCCGAGCTTGGGCTTCAAGATGCTTGTAGAGAGATGATAAGGAGTGGTATAATCAAAAGCGCTCATGACATATCCGAGGGCGGGCTTGCCGTTGCCGTTGCCGAAAGCTGCATTACACCGGACGGTTTCAAGGGTGCGGAGGTTAAGGTCGATTTTGGCGCGATGCGCCCTGACGCTGTTCTCTTTGGAGAGAGTCAGTCCAGGATAATAGTGAGCATTAACGAAAAGGACACAGCCTCTCTCGAAAAGATAGCGAAGAAGCACGGAGTAGAGGCTCTGCGTATCGGCACGGTCAAAGGCTCTCTGGTAAAGATAAACGATGTAATCAATATCAGTGCTTCGGATATAACGAAAGCCTGGAAAGAAGCCTTCGCGGCCTTTGTTGCCGCGTAA
- the purF gene encoding amidophosphoribosyltransferase, translating into MFDKFNDECGVVGVYNHTEASNIAYLALHALQHRGQESAGIVSSDGVTLHSHKGMGLVAEVFDEKILSNLHGASAIGHVRYSTTGESHIKNAQPVLINYARGALSMAHNGNLVNAGRLRDELEAYGSIFQSTMDTEVIVHLIASRKENQLVERLTYALGRVQGAYSLVVLTEKRLIAARDPHGFRPLMLGRLKEGWIVASETCAFDLVEAEFVREIEPGEILVIDATGTTSYKPFEKKPYTPCIFEFIYFARPDSRIFGPMNVYSIRKNFGRELSKEHVVDADMVIPVPDSGVGAALGYAEASGIPFEMGFVRNHYIGRTFIEPKDSIRHFGVKLKLNPVKDLLKGKRIVVVDDSIVRGTTSRKIIKMIRDAGAKEVHMRISSPPTVSPCFYGIDTPTKGELVAANHTVEEINRFITSDTLGYLSVEGMYRAVKECGESFCDACFTEKYPVEKQHDRAQPQLVLFK; encoded by the coding sequence ATGTTCGATAAGTTCAATGACGAGTGCGGTGTCGTAGGCGTATATAACCATACCGAGGCTTCGAATATAGCGTACCTCGCGCTGCACGCGCTCCAGCACAGGGGCCAGGAGAGCGCGGGCATAGTGTCTAGCGACGGGGTAACGCTTCATTCCCATAAAGGCATGGGCCTTGTTGCCGAGGTCTTTGACGAAAAAATACTTTCCAACCTTCACGGCGCGTCCGCCATTGGGCACGTAAGGTATTCCACAACAGGCGAATCACATATAAAGAACGCGCAGCCCGTGCTCATAAACTACGCCAGAGGCGCTTTGTCAATGGCGCATAACGGCAACCTCGTTAATGCCGGAAGACTTCGTGACGAGCTTGAGGCATACGGCTCGATATTCCAGTCAACAATGGACACCGAGGTAATCGTCCACCTCATAGCGTCGAGAAAGGAAAACCAGCTTGTAGAGCGCCTCACATACGCCCTTGGCAGGGTGCAGGGCGCGTATTCTCTTGTCGTGCTAACTGAGAAGCGTCTTATAGCCGCAAGGGACCCGCACGGCTTCAGGCCGCTAATGCTTGGAAGGTTAAAGGAAGGCTGGATAGTCGCTTCCGAAACTTGCGCATTCGATCTTGTGGAGGCCGAGTTCGTAAGAGAGATAGAGCCCGGAGAGATACTCGTAATCGACGCAACCGGAACAACCTCATATAAACCGTTCGAGAAAAAACCATACACCCCCTGCATATTCGAGTTCATATACTTCGCCAGGCCCGATAGCCGCATATTCGGCCCGATGAACGTCTATAGCATAAGAAAGAATTTTGGCAGAGAGCTCTCGAAGGAGCACGTTGTCGATGCCGACATGGTAATCCCCGTGCCTGATTCTGGTGTTGGCGCAGCGCTTGGATATGCCGAGGCCTCGGGCATACCGTTTGAGATGGGCTTTGTGAGGAATCATTATATAGGCCGCACCTTCATCGAGCCAAAGGACTCCATACGTCACTTCGGCGTGAAATTGAAACTTAATCCAGTGAAGGATCTCTTGAAGGGTAAGCGAATAGTCGTTGTCGACGATTCCATTGTGAGGGGTACTACCAGCAGGAAAATCATCAAGATGATACGGGACGCAGGCGCAAAGGAAGTGCACATGCGCATAAGCTCGCCGCCGACTGTGTCGCCGTGCTTCTACGGCATAGATACTCCTACAAAGGGCGAGCTCGTTGCCGCGAACCACACGGTCGAGGAGATTAACAGGTTTATTACCTCCGATACGCTTGGATACCTGAGTGTCGAGGGCATGTACAGGGCGGTTAAGGAGTGCGGCGAGTCTTTTTGCGACGCTTGCTTTACCGAGAAGTACCCTGTCGAGAAGCAGCACGACAGGGCGCAGCCCCAACTGGTGCTTTTTAAATAA
- a CDS encoding adenylate/guanylate cyclase domain-containing protein, with translation MADKKKSKELIDRILSHPTAVFFLIGVIVVIFSVVLFAVKPNLLTRIDLQFSDVMFKVRGPVAPPEDVVIVAVDEKSINEVGRWPWNRTKTAELIDGLNEASAVGLDIVFSEPQLPSPGCLDEGSDAALAASIRKAGNVVLGYYFRDDSTEEPSKLALDKLSDAKVKITRRVDGSKSEQGGAVAMVKKSTGVELNIEPILEAGAAGQGSFNVTPGTDGVLRTANLVIGYKEGMYPVLSMEALKVYLGEQIIVNEGEYGVDSLNIGEAYIPTDEQGRFLLNYYGPGGTIKTYSAADVMNKRLPPGTFKDKVVFIGITEIGIYDIRVTPMDPVFPGVEMHATVVGNVMEGNFIVKDAVTAFFTFLGILFLPLILAFVISRTHRTYVTLAAFAVLFLVSSVVAYMLFAKAGMMVSLFYPLVSLSLAYVSMEAYRNLVVEGKSKFYKKAFSTYVPPQLVSEIIKNPEKLKLGGEKKIISVLFSDIRGFTTMSESLEPQRLVALLNSYLTPMTEIVFKEQGTLDKYIGDAIMAIFNAPVDVVDHPRRACTTAVTMIRALPKLNEGWKTAGFPPVDIGIGINTGEAVVGNMGADLRFDYTAIGDTVNLASRLEGMTKQYGVKIIVNESTYSACKEDFVFRLIDLVRVKGKNEPAAVYELMGLTTEMEKYAALSTAFRDAYVDYRKGKFKTAKAAFEAILAKYPSDGPSLTYIKRCDEFIATPPPPGWDGVYVSKTK, from the coding sequence ATGGCGGACAAGAAGAAAAGTAAAGAGCTCATAGACAGGATACTTTCACACCCGACAGCCGTGTTTTTTCTTATCGGCGTTATTGTCGTGATTTTTTCGGTAGTGCTTTTCGCAGTCAAACCAAACCTCCTTACACGTATCGATCTGCAGTTTTCGGATGTAATGTTCAAGGTGCGCGGTCCGGTTGCGCCCCCCGAAGACGTCGTCATCGTCGCCGTTGACGAGAAGAGCATAAATGAAGTCGGCAGGTGGCCGTGGAACAGGACAAAGACCGCGGAGCTTATTGACGGGCTAAACGAGGCTTCTGCAGTCGGGCTTGATATTGTTTTTTCCGAGCCGCAGCTGCCAAGCCCCGGATGCCTTGACGAAGGGTCGGACGCCGCGCTCGCAGCTTCTATAAGAAAAGCCGGGAACGTGGTGCTTGGATATTACTTCAGGGACGATTCCACCGAAGAGCCATCGAAATTGGCGCTCGATAAGCTCTCCGATGCCAAGGTAAAGATAACGCGCCGCGTGGACGGCTCCAAGAGTGAACAGGGCGGCGCTGTCGCAATGGTTAAGAAAAGCACAGGCGTTGAGTTGAATATCGAGCCCATACTCGAAGCCGGCGCTGCGGGGCAGGGCTCCTTTAACGTTACCCCCGGCACAGACGGCGTGCTAAGGACCGCTAACCTCGTTATCGGGTATAAAGAGGGCATGTACCCGGTGCTTTCGATGGAGGCGCTTAAGGTTTATCTCGGTGAACAGATAATAGTCAACGAAGGCGAGTACGGCGTAGACAGTCTTAACATAGGCGAGGCATATATTCCGACCGATGAGCAGGGCCGCTTCCTTTTGAATTACTACGGCCCGGGCGGGACCATAAAAACGTATTCCGCGGCCGATGTCATGAATAAGCGTCTGCCGCCGGGCACTTTCAAGGATAAGGTCGTCTTTATAGGCATAACGGAAATAGGCATCTACGATATAAGGGTAACACCGATGGATCCCGTGTTCCCCGGGGTCGAAATGCATGCTACCGTCGTCGGCAACGTCATGGAAGGGAATTTTATAGTAAAGGACGCTGTCACGGCGTTCTTTACGTTCCTTGGCATATTGTTTTTGCCGCTTATTCTGGCCTTTGTCATTTCGAGAACCCACAGGACATATGTGACCCTTGCGGCATTTGCCGTGCTCTTTCTAGTGTCATCGGTAGTGGCATATATGCTTTTCGCAAAGGCAGGCATGATGGTGAGCCTGTTTTATCCGCTCGTATCGCTTTCTTTGGCGTACGTGTCAATGGAAGCTTATAGAAACCTCGTTGTGGAAGGAAAAAGCAAGTTCTATAAAAAGGCCTTCTCGACGTATGTGCCGCCGCAGCTTGTTAGCGAAATTATAAAGAACCCTGAGAAGCTAAAGCTTGGCGGAGAGAAGAAGATAATCTCGGTTCTTTTCTCCGACATACGCGGTTTCACGACCATGTCGGAGAGCCTGGAACCGCAGCGTCTGGTAGCGCTCCTTAACAGCTACCTCACACCCATGACAGAGATAGTGTTTAAAGAGCAGGGCACGCTCGATAAATACATAGGCGACGCCATCATGGCCATATTCAACGCGCCTGTCGATGTTGTCGACCACCCGAGGCGCGCCTGCACGACCGCTGTTACGATGATAAGGGCGTTGCCGAAATTGAACGAAGGATGGAAAACAGCCGGCTTTCCGCCGGTCGATATAGGCATCGGCATTAATACGGGCGAGGCCGTTGTCGGCAACATGGGCGCTGATCTGCGTTTCGATTACACAGCAATAGGCGATACCGTGAACCTTGCTTCCAGGCTTGAGGGCATGACCAAGCAGTACGGCGTAAAAATCATCGTTAACGAAAGCACCTATAGCGCCTGCAAGGAAGACTTCGTCTTCAGGCTGATCGACCTCGTGAGGGTCAAGGGCAAGAACGAGCCTGCGGCAGTGTATGAGCTTATGGGGTTGACGACCGAGATGGAGAAGTACGCAGCGCTCTCGACAGCCTTCAGGGACGCCTACGTTGATTACAGAAAGGGCAAGTTCAAGACGGCAAAGGCGGCCTTCGAGGCCATACTGGCCAAATATCCAAGTGACGGCCCGTCGCTTACCTACATCAAGCGCTGCGACGAGTTCATCGCAACGCCTCCGCCTCCCGGGTGGGACGGCGTCTACGTCTCCAAAACTAAATAA